The genome window GAAGTCCGATTTATGCTTCGCCGGGGCGAATTACCACGACACCCATTGCGTCGGGAGATAGATATTTGACGGCGGCTTCTCGGAGATCCTCGGCAGTCTGAGCTTGGATGCAGGCGGCATAGTTGAGGGCGGGAGCGATATCTCCTACCATCGACTGATAGTAACCGTACAAATTTGCTCGATCGCTCGGAGTTTCGTTACCAAAGATAAACCGATTTGCTACTTGAGTGCGGATGCGGGAAATTTCGGCATCAGTCACCAGTTCGGTTTGGAGAGTGCGGATGTGTTGGACGATGGCAGCTTCCACCGCTGGCAAGTTTTCTGTCGGTAGTTGAGCGGAAATTGAGAATACGCCGCCTAGTCGCTGAGTCATGTTGCTGACCGAAATTGACGAAACTAGCCCTTTTTCTTCGCGCAAATCATGAACCAAGCGAGTTGTGCGGCCGTGACCCAATATTGTCGCCAAAACGTCGAGGGCATAAGTTTCGGACATTTCCACGAAACCTGGCACGCGCCACATCACGATCAGTCGCGCTTGCTGAAGGGCAGGGTCTACAAATTCGCGGCGGACTGTTTCTGTAAACGGGGATTCTTGCCCGTAGTTGAGGGTTTGGGATTCTGGGTGAAAGTTGCCGACAGCAGGCACATTTATTTTGTTGTTTCGTGCTGTACTTTTTGCTGCAAAACTGTCTGCGACAATTTCTATTAGTCGATCGACTGGCAAATTGCCGACAGCTACGGCTGTCATCGCCCCTGGGTGATATCTGCTGCTGTGGAAATCCCGCATTTGTTGCGCTGTCAACTGTTCGATTACCGCAGTCGGGCCGAGTACCGGTCGCTTGTAGGGCAGGACTTCAAATGCTAATTCCATCGATCGCTGATAGGTGCGGCGGCGGGGATTGTCTTCCGATCGTCTAATTTCTTCTAAGACTACCAGCCGTTCTCGATCGAAGGCGTCGTCGGGAATGCTGGCGTTGAGCAACACATCGACTTGCAGGGGAGCTAGTTCGGCAAAATCTTTAGGGGCTGTGGTGATGTAATAGTTAGTGTAATCTTGGCTGGTGGCTGCATTGGTGACAGCGCCGCGCTGCTCGATCGCGCGCTCAAATTCTCCGCTGGGAATGCTGGGAGTTCCCTTAAAAATCATGTGTTCTAAAAAGTGAGCCATGCCGTTGATGTCGTCGGGTTCGACGGCTGAGCCTAAATTGAGCCACACGCTGAGGTTAACAGCATCGACCGGCAAGTGTTCGGCTATAACTGTCAGACCGTTGGGGAAATGGCGGACTGTTGGGGCGTTGAGGGGCGATCGGGGGGAGGTTTTGAGCAGGGTTGATGTCATTTGGCTTTTAAATTTATCTTGTTCTCTATATCTTAAAGGGTCATCCGATTTTAGATTTTAGATTTGAGATTTTAGATTGAGCCCACGGCTGATGGTTGGTGGGGATGTTGTCGGGGGCGATTCCCTACCCTTCGGGAACGCTTCGCGAACGGGATAGCTTCGCTTCACGCGAAATACGAGAGCGGTGAGGGCGTGAGGGTTATGAGAAATCACTGCGATCGACAAAACAAAAGTTGATTTCTTAAAACTTGCAAGTTATAGTCTTGTTTGAATTTAGCCTTTAATCCCTTCTTTTCGCATTCAAGTTTCGGAGTTGCCAATGCAATTTGAGTTTCTGATTCCAAAACGCCCTGTATCTTTGCAAACGAGGCAGAGAAGCAAGCTACAGGATTGGCAAGCATTTGTGCGTACAGAAGCGTCAAAAACTTGGGTAGGAACTCCTTATTCAGGAAACGTTCATTTAACTTTAGTATACCTCTATGATACTGACCCTGTTGACACAGACAATATAATAAAGCCCATACAGGACGCACTAATTGGGTTAGTTTATGAGGATGATTCACTTGTCACAGATGTGGAGTCGCATCGTCGCTCGCTTAGCGGCACATTTGACGTTGCTCTATGTCCGTTATTGTTGCTGCATGGCATAATATCTGGCCGTGAGTGCGTTTACGTTAGAATATGTCAAGCGAAAGCACTGGAGAGCTATCTATGACCGCTAAATTAATACACGACACATCAGTGTCTAAAATTGCTGAAAAATATCGGCAAGCAGGCTATAGAGTATTTGTTGAGCCTGAACCTGAAGACATCCCTTTCGATTTAGGGACATATCGCCCAAATTTGATTGCAAAAAGGAACGAAGCCGAAGGTTATATCATCGAATTCAATGGTTCTGGTAGGCAAACATCCATAGAAAGGTTGAGAGAAATTGCTGAAATAGTTTCTCAACATACCGGCTGGCGTTTCTTGTTAATTACTGAAGAAGATGCTTTACTGAAAGACAACTCCCCTGAAGTAAATCTATTATCTTGGCAACAGATTTTTAGTATAAAATCGCAGAGTGAACGTCTAATCTCATTAGGAGAAAATGAAGGCGCGTTTTTGTTACTTTGGGTAATAATTGAAGCACTCCTTCGTAGGCGAGCTGAGGATGTTAGTATTCCAATTGAAAGATTTCCAACTGTATCTCTGATCAAACATATGTATTCGCAAGGAGAATTTTCAATAGAAGAGTACGATCGAGCAATGCTACTTAAAAGCCTAAGAAATCGATTTATTCATGGATTTCAGACACCAGAAATCAATGAGTCTGTATCTGAATTGCTCGCCCTTGTCAATGAATTAATAAGTTTATGGGCACCACAAGCATCTGGGTCCTGAGAGGAGGTTCCGCAAAAGGAGCGTGCTAACTGCGCTTCACAAAGTCCGCGCGATCGCACTTATCCCGAGCAAGAATCGCCCTAGCCAACAAGTGAGATAGAAGCGTGAACCCTTAACTTTGTTGATCTGCTATTTCTCAACAGGCATTTGCCACTTAGAAATATTTGCCCAAGTCCTCTGTTTTTTGGTGACAGCATTCGATGGAAAATCGAAGATTGAATAAAAACTTAGTATTTCCACAACCAGCTTTTCAACGATTTTGGCGATCGACTTCGGGGAAAATCGGCTTAATTTTGACTGTAGCGCTGACGAGCTCGGCACTGTTGGCCCCCCTACTTTCCCCTTACGATTCGGCGGTCGATCGAGATTATTTGTCGCGCTTAGTGGCTCCTAGCGCTAAACATTGGTTCGGCACCGACGGTTTGGGGCGAGATTTGTTGGTGCGGGTGTGGCACGGATTGGGGATATCTTTAGTCGTGAGCTTGGTTTCTGTGGGTGCGGGTTTAATTTTAGGAGCGCTTTTGGGGCTGGTGGCGGGGTATTTTCGGGGGTTGCTGGAAATTGCGATCGGCACTTTGGCGGATATTTTGCTAGCTTTTCCTTCGATTTTACTGGCGATCGCGGTTGTTACCGTCACCGGGCCGAGCCTGCAAAGCGTAATTATCGCCGTCAGCCTCGTGCAAATTCCGATTTACATCCGCTTAACTCGCAGTATGGTGCTGTCTCTGCGGGAACAAGAATTTGTTTTGGCTGTCAAGGCCTTGGGCGCCAGCGATTTACGGATTATTTTTCGCCACATTTTGCCGGGAAGTCTGGCGCCTCTAGTTGTACAAGCAACTCTTTCGACTGGTACGGCAACACTAGAAGCTGCTGGTTTGGGTTTTTTGGGTTTGGGCGCACAGCCGCCCGCCCCGGAGTTGGGAACTATGCTTTCTGATGCTTTTAAGGGCGGATACGCTCTTTCGTCTCCTTGGACTATTTTGTTTCCAGGTTTGCTCATTACCCTGACTGTTCTTGGTTTCAATCTTTTGGGCGACGGGCTGCGAGACGCTTTAGACCCCAGATCCAATGCTGCGGCAAGGAAATAGCAATATTCAGGAGTTACACAGCAAGCACAGTATTTGAGCAATACTGTGCCTCCTCTAAAAAATTGTTCATGTATGCTCAAACTTTTGGCGGGAGTTGAAGACATTTCAAAGTCGTAGCCTGGGCTGCCGACTGAGGTGATACCCGCTTTGACTACCTGCATTAAGATTGGCGCGGATAGGCTGCGGTCGTGCCCGATCGCGATTGTTAATGCCGCTGATTTATTGACTTTTTGCACCAGCCAACTCACAAAGGCTTGCCCCAAAATAGTCGCCATTTGCGGGGTGGGGTTAACCTGTTCGTCTGGAACGCCTTCGAGGGCGATACCGCGAATGTCTGAACCATGGTGCAGCTTTTTTCAGTTATACTTTTGCATAATAATCAATAGTAACTTTTCAGCAACGCATCAGTTTACGACAAGTGTTAACCAGAGATTGTTAGATTGGATACTATCAACAAATAGGCCAGCTTGAACAGCGACTTACAAAAGTTATCAAAAGCGATCGCACAGCATGAATTTATTAAAAGCGATCGCACAGCATGAATTATGTCCAATCCGGCTATATCTGAAAGCATGAATTATATCAAATCCGGTTATATCTGAATGATATAGAAGTGCGAGCCTCCCGCTCGCTATCGAAAGCAAGGCGCGAGAGTGGGAGGATTTCTCTTCTGCCCTCTTCCCCTTTCCCTCTTCCTTCGATATTCTGGGATTATTTCAAGGAACAAATCCGCACTCTGACCATCGTGCCACTGCTATTCAAAGCGCACAGAAATCAGCTTCTTTGTAAAACTCCACAGTTCATTTTTCAAACAGCAGTCTATTTCTTTTTTTGCCCGCTTTCGTTTTAATAAAGCCTTGATTTGTTACCTTCCACTTAAAAATTCGGCACGGTTGCGCCACTGTGAATCTTCGGTGTAAGCTAAGGCTACTCGTTTTGGATCGCGGGTATTCCAGGCATCTTCTGCGGCTTGAACTTGAGTTTTAGCAGTTTCCCGCGTAAAAGGCGAGAGTGGTGGTTTAGTTTCCATCGGGTTGAATGATTTTGCTCCTTTTTAACGAGTCATCGAACTTAGCCTCATAATGAACACAGCACAAGACCACTATAACCAGCAACTTGCTGCTGTTTACAGTTGGATGTCAGGAAATCCTGAAGCAGCGATCGAACGAAATCACGCTCTTTTTTGTCAATTGGCGCTCGACTCCGCACCGCGAGGATTAGCCATTGATTTAGGTGCAGGCTCAGGATTTCAATCTATTCCTTTAGCGAAATTAGGCTTTTCGGTAGTAGCTATAGATTTCTGTGATGCCCTACTTTCAGAGTTACGCGATCGCGCTAAACATCTTTCCATCCGTACCATTCACGACGATCTGCTTAATTTCTCGCAACATATTCAGGAACAGGCGCAGCTAATTGTTTGCATGGGCGACACACTTACACACCTAGAATCATTGAGTGCTGTCGATTCATTACTTTTGGACATTGAGCGCTGGCTGATTGAGAATGGGATGTTGATTTTAACTTTCCGCGATTATGTTTCAGCAGAGCTTCATGGAACTCAGCGTTTTATTCCTGTACAAAGTGATGAATTTACAATCCTTACTTGTTTCTTGGAGTATCAGGAAAACAGCGTAGCAGTCCATGACTTACTCTATCAAAAACAGGGCGATCGGTGGTCATTCAGTGCCAGTTCTTACCAAAAACTGCGGCTCAATAAAAATTGGTTGTGCGATCGGCTATCTGAAATAGGTTTACAGGTACTTCAGAACGAGATGATTAATGGAATGGTTTGTATCGCTGCCAAGAAATTTTAACCTGAAGTTCCCTCCTGCGGGGAACTTCAGGTTAAAAAGTCAACAGAGGATGCTTCACCATGACCAGAAGTTACTGAAGGCGCTTCTGATAAACTTCAGATGTTAGCCCGATCGCAACCCTTCTGTCAAAGACTTGATTTGAGTCGCATTTGCCTCTCGCTGTTGGGCGATCCCCACAATCTAGCAGACAAATGTCAATCACCTTAGCTTTATGTAAGTTAAGTAGGTCGGTTCCCATCCCACTTAACTTACATACCGACTCTCCCCGATCGCTCTTCCCTTCCGATCCCTCCCAAATAGCCCTTGCGAATATTCACCACTCATGTATGACTTGACTGATGTCACGATGTACGCGAAACTTTACATACAACTGATGTATTGCTTCTAAATATTAATAAGTTCTGTTAAGTTGTGACTCAAAACCTATCAATTCGTCAAAATTGATATAGCACTTTGTCAGTCAGCCAACTCTCAAGAAGCGACTTCAGGAGGCATCGTCCCTGGCTTGCTGGTGTCGGTGTCTGATCTCACTATTCCTATTCAGTCAGCCCGAACTATGGAAACACTAGAGTTTGTGATCTATCCAGATGGCCGCGTACAGGAAACAGTCACCGGCATTGTCGGTGCTTCCTGCGCTGAGGTAACGGCTGCAATTGAAGCTCAGCTCGGCGTGGTGCTTCATCAAGAGTCAACATCTGAGTATTTCACGCAAGCGCTGCATCAGTCAGCCGAAGCGACGGCCCAAGTGGCTTTTAGCGATTGGTAATTTTTTTTGTTGAGTTCACTTAAATTTTTTTGGAATCACCATGTCACACTTTAGCCAAATTAAGACCCAGATCCGCAATTTGAATTCTTTGGAAGCTGCTTTAACTGACTTGGGTATCGACTGGAAGTCGGGCCCGACTGAGGTGCGCGGCTATCGCGGCCTAACCAGCACCGCTGAGGTGGTGATTGAGCAAAAAAACGGCTACGACGTAGGTTTTAGCTGGAACGGGACTGAGTATGAATTGGTGGCTGACTTGCAGTTTTGGCAGCAAGCTTGGTCTGTAGACCGTTTTCTGAATAAGGTGACTCAGCGCTACGCTTACCATACTGTGGTGAATGAAAGCGCTAAGCAGGGTTTCCAAGTTTCTGAGCAAAAGCAAAATCAAGACGGTTCGCTCCGCTTGGTGGTGCAGCGCTGGTGCGCTTAATAGTTTTGCAAGATTTTTGCAATCTTGTCTCATCAAAGTCCGCCTCTGCGGACTTATTTACTCTTGTGGGGGTCTAAATGTCTGAGCTTTCTGAACTCGGAATAGATACAGCAAGCGATCGCTCTGGTTTAGAGCCGGAGTTGGGAGGTTTTTTGCGGGATGCGCCCGATCGCTCTGGTTTGGAACCGGAGTTGGGCGGCGTGTTGCGCCAAAAAGGTGTCTATGTTGATGAGATTACCTGCATTGGCTGCAAGCACTGCGCTCACGTTGCTCGCAATACTTTTTATATTGAACCGGATTACGGTCGATCGCGCGTAGTTCGACAAGACGGGGATTCTGAAGAGTTGATTGCTGAGGCGATCGACACTTGTCCGGTGAATTGCATTCACTGGGTTGATTACACCGAACTCAAGAATCTGGAAGAAGAACGCAAGGATCAGGTGATTCCTGTCGTTGGTTTTCCGGTGGATTTTGCGATGGTTCGGGCCGGTGTTCGCCAGCGACAAAAGAATAAGTTGCGCGATCGCAAGTTCAAAGGTGGCCATTGAAATCCCCAATTCCCATCCGCAGCTTGAAACCTGTGGCTCAAACAACAAAAACAGCCCGCGCGGGCTGTTTTTTGTATACATTGTATAATTTAAGTTTATTTGAGAGGATGGTGCTCAGCGAGAATTTTCTCAACTCTAGCTTCGTCGATTCTGGCCGTTAATGTTGATGCCTCGTTGTTATCGCGAATAGTTTTTGCTAAAGTAAAAGACGAGCCGACAGAAAAAGTTAAACCCATACCCATAAAAGCTTTCTGCCAGGGGTCTACCTGTAAATAAATGATACCTACAGTAGTTGCGGAAAGGGCAAGAATAAAAGAAACCCAGCACTGAAGTATCCAAGCATTAGTATCTTTTTGGCGTATGATTTGTTTCTGCATAGTGCCTCTAAGTCACATATATCTTTTGGTTCATTAACTTAAAGAATAGATAGCGTGAGTGAAGCGGTCAGGAGAGCAGGGGACAGTTTCTATAAGTGAACAGTGCGATCGGGCTTTTGACTAAAAATTAGAACGCTGTAGATAGGTTTTCAGGCTCAAGGAAGAGTCGCAGCGAGTGGACAGTTTGAAAACTCCACTAAGGAAAGCTAATTTTTTCTCAAAATAGCGTAAGGTGCGCGGCCCGGCGCACCCTACTTCTCCCACTCCGCCTCCGCTGACGAGAGTTTGACTGTTGAGCGGTTTCAAGCGCTGACTCTTATCTACTTCGATTGTGTAGCCCCGCTTTCAACCGCCGAGTTCGATCTACTTATTTTTTTGCTGAGTCTTCGCTTGTTCGATCGCAATTTCCCTCACTGCTTGGAAAGAACTCAAATTCGATGCACCTTCAATTGCCTTCACCGCCAAATCTTGAACCTGTTTCAAAGCAGAATCCAGTTGTTTTGACAAGCTAACAATGCGCTCATCTTGATTTTGAATAGTCTGCAACATCCCTTGAATTTGCAGTTCGTAATTTTGCTTTTGCCCTTCGATATCTTTAGCAGACAAATCAGCCTTAACTTTAGCTTGATAATTGCCAATATTGCGGCCGTTATCTTTCCCGTTCTTGATATTAGCTTCCAGTTCTTTCGGAAAAGCTTCTACCTTAGCTTTCACCTCAGCATAAAGTTTTTCTCGTTCCGCAATAGATTTTTCGCGTTCCGCCCACTGTTTCTCCTGTTCTTGCTGAAACTCTTCGATTTCTTGATACAGCCTTTTCTGGCGCTGTTCGTATTCTTCGATGTCGAGATTTCGCTGAAGATTCAAATCGTAATCATACAACTCTTCATCCCGCTGGCGAGCTTTTTGCTGATTCTCATTGCGTTCTTTAACGGTCAACTTTTGCAGTTCCTGCTCTTTTTCCCAAGCTTGCCGGCGTTCCAACAATTCCTGTTCAACAGTTTCGCGCTGTTCGCTGAGTTCCCCAGCAAAACTTTTCGCGCTTTCTTCGTACTGTTGAATTAAATTGTCCAGCGTATCTTCTGCAACATCTTCTAAACTATGCAACTCTTGCAGTTGTTGGATTTCGTCGCCGACAGTTCGCTGCAATTCCCCCAGTTTAGACGCTTCTGTTGTCAGTTTTTCCGACAGTTCGCTGACAGCGGCACCGAAGCCAAATTGCAGTAAGATTAAATTGTCGATCGTCCCCTGCATTTTTTGTTTGCTTTCAGTGAAACCCATTGCTTTTCTTGCTTCCGCTATTGCTAGTTCTTTGACTGCGATTTCTGATTGAGAAATATTGGCAGATTTATCGTTATTAAGCTGCTTCAGTTGCGAATCGAGTGCATTTTTTTCCTGTTCCAACTGTTTATAAGCTTCTAATATTTCAGCCTTCGTATTTTTGTCATTCATTCTCGCCATCGCTTTCATCTCCTAACTTTGTTAGTCCGCATCGGCGGACTTTGTTTGACTCTTGAGCGGTTTCAACCGCCGATTATTATCAAAAATTGAGCTACAAACCTTAAGCTTTGGTAGCAAAAGCTTTCATTGCCAAGTCTTGCGCTTGCTTCATAGTCGCTTGCAATTGCGCGGAAATTTCCGCAATTTGTTCGGTTTGTCGCTCAATAGTCTGCTGTAAAGATTGCACTTTCAATTCATATCCTTGCTTAGTGCTTTCCCATTCTTTATCCACTAAATCTGCCTTGACTTTAGCTTCGCGGGAAACTTCTTGAATTGCTTCTTCTTTGGCTTTGACATAAGCCTGTTTGAGTTCTTCTTCAAAGCCGGCGGCTTTTCTTTGATTCTCTTCAAACTCGGCTTGATTGTCGCTGAGGATTTTTTCCCGTTCTACCCAATTTTTTTCTTTTTCGCGGGTAGATTCTTGCAAATGCCGTTCTAGTTTGCGCTTCGTTTCTTCGTATTCGTCGGTTTCGATTTTGCGGGTGCGCTGTAATTCGTATTGGTAATCGGCTGTTTCTTCCTGACGCTTTTTAGTTGTGAGGGCAGTCTCTTCTTGAACTGCTGCATCAAATTCTTGCTGTTCTTTTTCCCAAACCTTGCGTTTTTGGGTCGTGTCTTTTTCGAGAATTTCGCGCTGGTTGGCGGCGTTTTGTTCGAGCAGGGTCAATTTTTCTCGGTGCTCTTGAGTTAAAATGTGGAGGGCGTCTGCTACAACTCTGATTTGCTGCAACTCTTGCAATTGTGCCGCTTCAATTTCGATCGCGCGTTTTAATTCGTCTAATTTGGAAGATTCCGCCTTCAGTTTTTCCGAAAGTCCGCTGATGGTGCTGCCGAAATCTAATTGCAAGTCAGCCAAGCCTTTGACGATGCTGTCAATTGTGTAGGTGGAAGCGACTTCGAGGAGTTGTTTGTTTTTGGCTTTTTCGGCTGACTGTTCTTTGGTTTCGACTTTGGATTCGATCTTTTTTTTGTCTGCTAAAATCTGCTG of Oscillatoria nigro-viridis PCC 7112 contains these proteins:
- a CDS encoding M16 family metallopeptidase → MTSTLLKTSPRSPLNAPTVRHFPNGLTVIAEHLPVDAVNLSVWLNLGSAVEPDDINGMAHFLEHMIFKGTPSIPSGEFERAIEQRGAVTNAATSQDYTNYYITTAPKDFAELAPLQVDVLLNASIPDDAFDRERLVVLEEIRRSEDNPRRRTYQRSMELAFEVLPYKRPVLGPTAVIEQLTAQQMRDFHSSRYHPGAMTAVAVGNLPVDRLIEIVADSFAAKSTARNNKINVPAVGNFHPESQTLNYGQESPFTETVRREFVDPALQQARLIVMWRVPGFVEMSETYALDVLATILGHGRTTRLVHDLREEKGLVSSISVSNMTQRLGGVFSISAQLPTENLPAVEAAIVQHIRTLQTELVTDAEISRIRTQVANRFIFGNETPSDRANLYGYYQSMVGDIAPALNYAACIQAQTAEDLREAAVKYLSPDAMGVVVIRPGEA
- a CDS encoding RusA family crossover junction endodeoxyribonuclease encodes the protein MQFEFLIPKRPVSLQTRQRSKLQDWQAFVRTEASKTWVGTPYSGNVHLTLVYLYDTDPVDTDNIIKPIQDALIGLVYEDDSLVTDVESHRRSLSGTFDVALCPLLLLHGIISGRECVYVRICQAKALESYL
- a CDS encoding ABC transporter permease, whose amino-acid sequence is MNKNLVFPQPAFQRFWRSTSGKIGLILTVALTSSALLAPLLSPYDSAVDRDYLSRLVAPSAKHWFGTDGLGRDLLVRVWHGLGISLVVSLVSVGAGLILGALLGLVAGYFRGLLEIAIGTLADILLAFPSILLAIAVVTVTGPSLQSVIIAVSLVQIPIYIRLTRSMVLSLREQEFVLAVKALGASDLRIIFRHILPGSLAPLVVQATLSTGTATLEAAGLGFLGLGAQPPAPELGTMLSDAFKGGYALSSPWTILFPGLLITLTVLGFNLLGDGLRDALDPRSNAAARK
- a CDS encoding class I SAM-dependent methyltransferase, translating into MNTAQDHYNQQLAAVYSWMSGNPEAAIERNHALFCQLALDSAPRGLAIDLGAGSGFQSIPLAKLGFSVVAIDFCDALLSELRDRAKHLSIRTIHDDLLNFSQHIQEQAQLIVCMGDTLTHLESLSAVDSLLLDIERWLIENGMLILTFRDYVSAELHGTQRFIPVQSDEFTILTCFLEYQENSVAVHDLLYQKQGDRWSFSASSYQKLRLNKNWLCDRLSEIGLQVLQNEMINGMVCIAAKKF
- a CDS encoding DUF2997 domain-containing protein; this encodes METLEFVIYPDGRVQETVTGIVGASCAEVTAAIEAQLGVVLHQESTSEYFTQALHQSAEATAQVAFSDW
- a CDS encoding DUF1257 domain-containing protein, coding for MSHFSQIKTQIRNLNSLEAALTDLGIDWKSGPTEVRGYRGLTSTAEVVIEQKNGYDVGFSWNGTEYELVADLQFWQQAWSVDRFLNKVTQRYAYHTVVNESAKQGFQVSEQKQNQDGSLRLVVQRWCA
- a CDS encoding ferredoxin yields the protein MSELSELGIDTASDRSGLEPELGGFLRDAPDRSGLEPELGGVLRQKGVYVDEITCIGCKHCAHVARNTFYIEPDYGRSRVVRQDGDSEELIAEAIDTCPVNCIHWVDYTELKNLEEERKDQVIPVVGFPVDFAMVRAGVRQRQKNKLRDRKFKGGH
- a CDS encoding YiaA/YiaB family inner membrane protein, with the protein product MQKQIIRQKDTNAWILQCWVSFILALSATTVGIIYLQVDPWQKAFMGMGLTFSVGSSFTLAKTIRDNNEASTLTARIDEARVEKILAEHHPLK